One genomic region from Leptolyngbyaceae cyanobacterium JSC-12 encodes:
- a CDS encoding hypothetical protein (IMG reference gene:2510097542) — protein sequence MESKIGRSRIHAFDYCSTLRDLYAAAKDITVQKINAQLSNKLKQHQYAEAMLKAAKIELEWQFRKRQPSTMRLNS from the coding sequence ATGGAGAGCAAAATTGGGAGGTCTAGAATACATGCGTTTGATTATTGCTCTACCCTTCGTGACTTGTATGCCGCGGCAAAAGATATCACAGTTCAAAAAATCAATGCTCAACTCAGCAATAAACTAAAACAACATCAATATGCGGAAGCGATGCTTAAAGCCGCCAAAATTGAGTTGGAATGGCAATTTCGGAAGAGGCAGCCCTCAACCATGCGATTAAACAGCTAA
- a CDS encoding hypothetical protein (IMG reference gene:2510097543), with amino-acid sequence MAISEEAALNHAIKQLKKEIVDELHVCWPSYLLSRSPSCLLKYLPRYMPNGSQVLRQVL; translated from the coding sequence ATGGCAATTTCGGAAGAGGCAGCCCTCAACCATGCGATTAAACAGCTAAAAAAAGAAATTGTTGATGAGCTGCATGTTTGCTGGCCCAGTTATTTGCTGAGTCGCTCGCCGAGTTGTTTGCTCAAGTATTTGCCCAGGTATATGCCCAATGGATCGCAAGTTTTACGGCAAGTTCTGTAA
- a CDS encoding PAS domain S-box (IMG reference gene:2510097544~PFAM: Histidine kinase-, DNA gyrase B-, and HSP90-like ATPase; His Kinase A (phosphoacceptor) domain; PAS fold~TIGRFAM: PAS domain S-box), with product MQPAAASQKSSTASLDPTQKLNILINHSPLAVIEWTTQLKIVTWNTTAEQIFGFTAEEVIGRSAYELIVPKAQVATVQNSIHQLLTQKTSHRCTTENLTKSGNLIYCDWFHSPLLNSDHEVVGIISRAIDVTEHRKLAQQLQDSRQFLQNLINEIPDGVLVKDEEFRCILFNDALCKQMGISQEDLLGKTDYDLLPTEQADPIRQTDEQVLATGEPSILELQVTLPSGEIRYYQDHKTRFQDASGRSHVVVIARDITEQKRADAELTASQRFLQSVINGCNDPIFVKDEKHRYVLVNRAFCELTQISQEEYIGKTDDLFFPMEQVEVFWEKDRQVLETGEENINDEELTLPNGESYFVSTRKSYFQDAEGRGFVIGIIRDITSRYRAEQALQQAKLELERQVAAQTAELRQQEEFLRSIYEGTNQGIYVSDLGEDGQFRYVDANGSAMRMFGIFDKSVFLNKTCIETFGSELGSLFEARFRACVEGGVPLTYQETIPTAEGGHRHFLTTLAPLRNAAGQIYRLVGTATDITQWRLAEEALQDSENRYRLLVETSQDLIWSCDRQGCFTFVNSATERILGYRPEEVIGRPFTDFLVPDQHPAGLAAFQATLLGSSVLNYEFNWVAKDGQLVTLLFSAAALRDEDGQILGTTGTAKDITAQKQAEQERSRLIEILEASPDLIGTATLAGKSLYLNRTGRQVAGLAPDAPLDKAPISRFHPAWALERVLKEGIPTAVQNGSWIGETAVFNAEGEEIPVSQLIIAHKNAEGQVEYLSTVIRDMRDYYKAQAALQESEERFRLVVEQTGQLIYDYDVTTGQIRWDGAIAQMTGNTPEAFQQVNADQWQQRIHPADRQRVASRLAESVQQKKPFFAEYRFLQTSGEYIYVEDHGIPFFSADGVMSRLVGTMSNITERKQAQLELERSEAALRQRSEELQETLQQLQRTQAQMIQAEKMSSLGQLVAGVAHEINNPVNFIYGNLSHANDYTQDLLGLLDRYQQHYPSPHPDIQDEIEAIDLPFVMQDLPKLIASMRVGAERIQKIVASLRTFSRMDEAEFKAVDIHEGIDSTLMILQNRLKAKGDRPEICIVREYGNLPKVECYAGQLNQVFMNILSNAIDAIEEFMTQPNNPFKDKTRQPQIKIRTDLLNGEWVSIRIADNGPGISEVVQQRLFDPFFTTKEVGKGTGMGLSISYQIVTERHGGTLECHSKLGNGAEFVVKIPVRQVATAPSSRSREFTG from the coding sequence ATGCAGCCAGCAGCCGCGTCTCAGAAAAGTTCTACTGCCAGCCTAGATCCAACGCAGAAGCTTAATATCCTCATCAATCACAGCCCCTTAGCGGTGATTGAGTGGACAACCCAGCTAAAGATTGTTACCTGGAATACCACTGCGGAGCAAATTTTCGGATTCACTGCCGAAGAGGTGATTGGACGCAGCGCCTACGAGCTAATTGTGCCCAAAGCTCAGGTTGCAACTGTACAAAACAGTATTCATCAACTGCTCACTCAGAAAACCAGCCATCGCTGCACAACCGAAAACCTGACCAAGAGTGGGAATTTAATCTACTGCGACTGGTTTCACTCACCCTTATTAAACTCAGACCATGAGGTGGTTGGCATTATCTCCAGAGCCATCGATGTGACTGAACATCGCAAACTGGCTCAACAACTTCAAGACTCAAGGCAGTTCCTGCAAAACTTAATCAATGAGATTCCGGATGGAGTCTTGGTCAAAGATGAGGAATTTCGCTGCATCCTGTTCAACGATGCCCTCTGCAAACAGATGGGCATCAGCCAGGAAGACCTTCTGGGTAAAACTGACTACGACCTTCTGCCAACCGAGCAAGCAGATCCTATCCGACAAACCGACGAGCAGGTACTAGCCACGGGCGAACCCTCGATCTTGGAACTGCAAGTAACACTACCCAGCGGAGAAATTCGCTATTACCAAGATCACAAAACGCGATTTCAAGATGCGAGCGGCCGCTCCCACGTTGTCGTGATTGCCCGCGACATTACTGAGCAAAAGCGGGCTGATGCTGAATTAACGGCATCTCAACGGTTCTTACAAAGCGTGATCAACGGGTGCAACGACCCAATTTTTGTTAAGGACGAAAAGCATCGCTACGTCTTGGTCAATAGGGCTTTCTGTGAGCTTACCCAAATTTCCCAGGAAGAATACATTGGAAAAACAGATGACCTGTTTTTTCCGATGGAGCAGGTTGAGGTCTTTTGGGAGAAAGATCGGCAAGTCCTGGAGACGGGCGAAGAAAACATTAATGATGAAGAGCTAACGCTACCCAATGGGGAATCTTACTTCGTTTCAACCAGAAAAAGCTACTTCCAAGACGCGGAGGGGCGCGGTTTTGTCATTGGTATTATTCGAGATATTACGAGTCGCTATAGAGCAGAGCAGGCCCTGCAGCAAGCCAAGCTAGAGCTAGAGCGCCAGGTGGCGGCCCAAACGGCAGAACTGCGGCAACAGGAAGAGTTTTTGCGGAGCATTTATGAGGGCACAAATCAAGGAATCTATGTGTCCGATTTGGGAGAGGATGGCCAATTTCGCTATGTGGATGCCAATGGATCGGCAATGCGAATGTTTGGAATATTTGATAAGTCTGTATTCTTAAACAAGACGTGTATAGAAACCTTCGGTTCTGAGCTGGGTTCGCTGTTTGAGGCGCGGTTTAGAGCTTGCGTCGAGGGTGGGGTGCCGCTGACGTATCAGGAAACGATTCCTACGGCAGAGGGCGGGCACCGGCACTTTTTGACCACCCTTGCGCCGTTGCGTAATGCCGCTGGTCAGATTTATCGATTGGTGGGAACCGCAACCGACATTACCCAGTGGCGACTGGCGGAGGAGGCTTTGCAGGACAGTGAAAACCGCTATCGACTGCTGGTGGAAACATCGCAGGATTTAATTTGGTCGTGCGATCGCCAAGGGTGTTTTACATTTGTCAACAGCGCGACTGAGCGAATTTTGGGCTATCGACCAGAAGAGGTCATCGGTCGGCCGTTTACAGATTTTCTAGTGCCTGACCAACACCCAGCTGGCTTGGCTGCGTTTCAGGCAACGCTATTGGGATCTTCGGTGTTGAACTATGAGTTTAACTGGGTGGCGAAGGATGGGCAGTTGGTGACACTTTTGTTTAGTGCAGCGGCACTCCGCGATGAAGACGGGCAGATTTTAGGCACCACTGGAACTGCAAAAGACATTACAGCCCAAAAGCAGGCAGAGCAAGAGCGATCGCGCTTGATTGAAATTCTGGAAGCCAGCCCTGATTTGATTGGTACGGCAACCCTTGCAGGCAAGTCCCTATACCTCAACCGCACCGGTCGCCAAGTAGCGGGACTTGCACCAGACGCTCCGCTAGACAAGGCTCCGATTAGCAGGTTCCACCCTGCCTGGGCATTAGAACGGGTTCTCAAAGAAGGCATTCCCACAGCCGTGCAGAACGGCTCCTGGATTGGCGAAACCGCTGTGTTTAACGCTGAGGGTGAAGAAATCCCAGTCTCGCAGCTCATCATTGCCCACAAGAATGCGGAGGGGCAGGTGGAATATCTGTCTACGGTGATACGGGATATGCGGGACTATTACAAAGCCCAAGCCGCATTGCAAGAGAGCGAGGAGCGGTTCCGGCTGGTAGTCGAACAGACGGGTCAGTTGATTTATGACTATGACGTGACCACGGGGCAAATTCGCTGGGATGGGGCGATCGCTCAGATGACAGGCAACACGCCAGAAGCCTTTCAGCAGGTCAATGCTGATCAGTGGCAACAACGCATCCATCCTGCAGACCGCCAGCGGGTCGCATCCCGCCTCGCCGAATCCGTGCAGCAGAAAAAGCCATTCTTTGCGGAGTATCGCTTCTTGCAAACCAGCGGTGAGTATATCTACGTAGAAGATCACGGCATTCCCTTCTTTAGCGCAGACGGTGTCATGTCCCGCTTAGTCGGAACCATGAGCAACATTACCGAGCGCAAGCAGGCCCAGCTCGAACTCGAACGCTCCGAAGCCGCCCTCCGCCAGCGCAGCGAAGAACTCCAAGAGACCCTGCAACAGCTTCAACGCACCCAAGCCCAAATGATCCAAGCCGAAAAAATGTCTAGCTTGGGACAACTGGTGGCTGGCGTCGCCCATGAGATTAACAATCCCGTCAACTTTATCTACGGTAACTTGTCTCACGCCAACGACTACACGCAGGATTTGCTGGGGTTGCTGGACCGCTATCAGCAGCACTACCCCTCCCCTCATCCCGACATTCAGGATGAAATCGAGGCGATTGACTTGCCTTTTGTGATGCAAGATTTGCCCAAGCTGATTGCCTCGATGCGGGTTGGGGCGGAGCGCATTCAAAAAATTGTCGCCTCCCTGCGCACCTTCTCTCGCATGGACGAGGCAGAATTCAAAGCGGTCGATATTCATGAGGGGATCGACAGCACGCTGATGATTTTGCAGAATCGGCTCAAAGCCAAGGGCGATCGCCCCGAAATCTGCATTGTGCGGGAATACGGCAACTTGCCCAAAGTCGAGTGCTACGCCGGGCAACTCAACCAGGTGTTTATGAACATCCTCAGTAATGCCATCGATGCGATCGAAGAGTTCATGACTCAGCCCAACAATCCCTTCAAAGACAAAACACGCCAGCCCCAGATCAAAATTCGCACCGATTTGCTCAACGGTGAGTGGGTATCTATCCGCATTGCCGATAATGGTCCTGGTATATCCGAAGTGGTTCAGCAACGATTATTTGACCCATTTTTCACGACCAAGGAAGTGGGCAAGGGTACAGGCATGGGGCTGTCGATTAGCTACCAAATTGTGACGGAGCGCCACGGTGGAACGCTGGAGTGCCACTCTAAGCTGGGCAATGGGGCGGAGTTTGTGGTTAAGATTCCTGTGAGACAAGTCGCAACCGCTCCATCGAGCAGATCAAGAGAGTTCACAGGGTAA
- a CDS encoding PAS domain S-box (IMG reference gene:2510097546~PFAM: Histidine kinase-, DNA gyrase B-, and HSP90-like ATPase; His Kinase A (phosphoacceptor) domain; PAS fold~TIGRFAM: PAS domain S-box) → MDQPFEDFSSEVSWFHDSPFFHLSWDLLSILTQEGYVKHVNSAWNTTLGWTPDELLGQSWLERVHPDDRTQTLAALNQLTHLDPASVTFEHRFQHQNGRYCWLSWRVAIAPDQHLYAAAKDITVQKINAQLSNKLKQHQHAEAMLKAAKIELEWQFREQEAALNHAIKQLKKEIAERQQVEVALATSDARLKNIAANLPGAIFQFCHHHGNWKMDYISDGIWNIMGIKAADVMKDLALFTARIHPQDLRTYIASVADAIANLSPWHYEGRLVKPSGQVRWFQGDATPTHTPTGEIAFCGVFLDITDRKQAEIALQQAKNDLESKVEERTQELRQVIAQLAQDNQERDRVLYEREQAEIRLHDREQFLRNIYESVNHEIFVIDVDENQEFRHAGLNRFAEQVTGLRTKDVIGKTMQELFGDKEGSEICQRFRECVQKQSTIIYEECLTFQNQPTWWLTTLSPLRDNHNRIYRLVGTAFDISDRIKAEQELRASKQLLQLVFDTLPQRVFWKDRNSRYLGCNMLFAHDAGLSSPDQIVGKDDFVLPWKMLAEAFRAEDLEIMQSNTPKINIEESKYLENGDIMWLRTNKIPLHNEQGDVIGIFGSYEDISETKQQEAERRWAEEQLRQSEQRFRDVSEAAGEYLWDIDLEGVYTFVTDKAKLVKGYSPAELLGRSLFEFMPPEDVATVRHHLQAAMARKGSFKLQHRDITPDGAIVWEEVNGVPLLDEKGAIIGFRGTGLSITERKQAEEALRQSEAELRQQAHELEQALRELQRTQAQLVQSEKMSSLGQLVAGVAHEINNPVNFIHGNLLHAEQYAQDLLELLHLYRRHCPQPPAHIQEREEDVDLEFLIADLPKLLMSMKVGAERIREIVKSLRTFSRLDEAEFKTVDIHDGLESTLMILQNRLKPKSNQPMIQVIKNYGELPLVECYAGQLNQVFMNILSNAIDALEENLAIKSQEPEGYGEYSPTICITTQLSSQNTAIIRIADNGPGMTKTTQERLFDPFFTTKQVGKGTGLGMSISYQIVTEKHEGSLTCISAPNEGAEFVIEIPIHQHVSRLEMLTTDHSLTDNSRKLS, encoded by the coding sequence ATGGATCAACCGTTTGAGGATTTTTCATCGGAAGTTTCGTGGTTTCATGACTCACCGTTCTTTCACCTATCCTGGGATTTATTAAGCATTCTGACTCAGGAGGGATATGTCAAACACGTAAACTCTGCCTGGAACACAACCCTTGGCTGGACACCAGATGAACTATTGGGACAGTCTTGGCTAGAACGAGTGCATCCGGACGATCGCACCCAAACTCTAGCAGCCCTAAACCAGTTAACCCATCTTGATCCAGCATCAGTTACGTTTGAGCATCGGTTTCAACACCAAAACGGGCGCTACTGCTGGCTATCCTGGCGAGTTGCGATTGCCCCCGATCAGCACTTGTATGCCGCGGCAAAAGATATCACAGTTCAAAAAATCAATGCTCAACTCAGCAATAAACTAAAACAACATCAACACGCGGAAGCGATGCTTAAAGCCGCCAAAATTGAGTTGGAATGGCAATTTCGGGAACAAGAGGCAGCCCTCAACCATGCGATTAAACAGCTAAAAAAAGAAATTGCGGAACGCCAACAAGTTGAAGTTGCTCTGGCAACCAGCGACGCTCGCCTAAAAAATATCGCTGCTAACCTTCCAGGAGCCATTTTTCAGTTTTGTCATCATCACGGCAACTGGAAAATGGATTACATCAGCGATGGCATCTGGAACATTATGGGCATCAAGGCAGCCGATGTCATGAAAGATCTGGCATTGTTTACTGCCCGTATTCATCCTCAAGATCTCCGTACCTATATTGCATCAGTGGCAGATGCGATTGCTAATCTCAGCCCCTGGCACTATGAAGGGCGGTTAGTCAAACCCAGTGGTCAGGTCCGCTGGTTTCAGGGGGATGCCACTCCAACCCATACTCCTACAGGAGAGATTGCCTTTTGTGGGGTGTTTTTGGACATAACAGACCGGAAACAAGCTGAAATTGCTCTGCAGCAGGCAAAAAACGATTTAGAGTCAAAAGTTGAAGAACGGACACAGGAACTTCGGCAGGTCATCGCTCAACTCGCTCAAGACAATCAGGAGCGCGATCGCGTCTTGTATGAACGGGAACAGGCAGAAATCCGGTTACACGATCGTGAACAATTTCTACGCAACATCTACGAAAGCGTCAACCACGAAATTTTTGTGATTGATGTAGATGAGAATCAGGAATTTCGCCATGCCGGACTCAATCGGTTTGCAGAACAAGTCACTGGACTTCGCACCAAAGATGTTATTGGGAAGACGATGCAAGAGTTGTTCGGCGACAAAGAAGGAAGTGAAATATGTCAGCGGTTTCGGGAATGTGTGCAGAAGCAATCAACAATTATTTACGAAGAATGTCTTACCTTCCAGAACCAGCCCACCTGGTGGCTCACCACCCTCAGCCCATTACGAGACAATCACAATCGGATATATCGATTAGTGGGGACAGCGTTTGACATCAGCGATCGCATCAAAGCCGAACAAGAACTCAGAGCATCCAAACAACTGCTGCAACTTGTCTTCGATACGCTCCCTCAGCGCGTTTTTTGGAAAGATCGAAACTCTCGCTACCTTGGTTGCAACATGCTGTTTGCTCACGACGCTGGACTCTCCTCTCCTGACCAAATTGTCGGCAAAGACGATTTCGTACTGCCGTGGAAGATGTTAGCCGAAGCATTTCGGGCAGAAGACCTAGAGATCATGCAGAGCAACACGCCAAAAATCAATATTGAGGAATCGAAATACCTGGAAAATGGCGACATTATGTGGTTAAGAACTAACAAAATCCCATTGCACAACGAACAAGGAGACGTAATCGGCATCTTTGGGTCCTACGAAGACATTAGCGAAACCAAACAACAGGAAGCGGAACGCCGATGGGCAGAAGAACAATTGCGTCAGAGTGAGCAGCGATTTCGGGATGTTTCAGAAGCGGCTGGAGAATATCTTTGGGATATTGATTTAGAGGGAGTTTACACATTTGTCACTGACAAAGCCAAATTAGTGAAAGGCTACAGCCCTGCCGAGCTTCTAGGACGCTCTTTGTTTGAATTTATGCCACCTGAAGATGTTGCAACTGTACGACATCACCTTCAAGCAGCAATGGCACGGAAAGGTAGTTTCAAGTTGCAGCATCGAGATATCACCCCCGATGGCGCAATCGTCTGGGAAGAGGTAAATGGGGTGCCTTTGCTGGATGAAAAAGGAGCAATTATTGGGTTTCGTGGCACTGGGTTGAGCATCACTGAGCGCAAACAAGCCGAAGAAGCCTTGCGCCAGTCTGAGGCAGAATTGCGCCAGCAAGCCCATGAGTTAGAACAAGCTCTACGTGAACTCCAGCGCACCCAGGCACAACTGGTGCAGAGTGAGAAGATGTCTAGCTTGGGGCAATTGGTAGCTGGCGTCGCTCACGAAATCAATAATCCCGTGAATTTTATTCATGGCAATTTGCTCCATGCCGAACAATACGCCCAAGATTTGCTAGAGCTGTTACACCTATATCGCCGACATTGCCCCCAGCCCCCAGCCCACATTCAGGAACGGGAGGAAGACGTTGATCTGGAGTTTTTAATTGCTGATTTGCCAAAACTACTCATGTCGATGAAAGTGGGGGCTGAGCGCATTCGTGAAATTGTCAAATCTCTACGCACTTTCTCCCGGTTAGATGAAGCGGAATTCAAAACCGTAGATATTCATGATGGGCTTGAAAGCACATTGATGATTTTGCAGAACCGCCTGAAACCTAAATCTAATCAGCCGATGATTCAGGTCATCAAAAACTATGGTGAGTTACCTCTGGTGGAATGTTATGCCGGACAGTTGAACCAGGTATTTATGAATATTTTGAGTAACGCGATCGATGCTCTGGAAGAGAATCTAGCTATCAAAAGCCAAGAACCGGAAGGATATGGAGAGTACTCTCCAACTATCTGCATTACCACCCAACTTTCTTCTCAAAACACCGCCATTATTCGGATTGCTGATAATGGACCAGGCATGACTAAAACAACTCAAGAGCGACTTTTTGATCCATTTTTCACAACTAAGCAGGTAGGGAAAGGAACCGGACTGGGAATGTCCATTAGCTATCAGATTGTGACTGAAAAACATGAGGGATCTCTCACCTGTATTTCAGCACCGAATGAAGGAGCGGAGTTTGTGATTGAGATTCCCATTCATCAGCACGTTTCAAGACTCGAAATGCTAACGACTGACCATTCTCTCACTGACAATTCTCGCAAGTTGAGCTAA
- a CDS encoding hypothetical protein (IMG reference gene:2510097547), translating to MKNYFGFPVLVLALGTVFGTANLVLDFPHGWMTEKLVSHRAIAQTFPQTKQLLEVGQRQYQQGQLREALVTYQTAQDQYRQPGGNALEQLQRQDGEAAATQMMGLIYARLGQYQLGLETLQQAAALHQTLIERAGKAEKNDTTLQIFFRNRGRLRSTLSFLGLIHHRLGQYQKALDFNLDALARSGRSPGDYALDGEIFNAIGMVYASQGQSSKALEAYYQAMQMVEAVGYPLGRDMTKGGKPVNFIEANQIIYSPQRLNSKAITDSLEKAIQPNYHAPVRMHPWARYLFVMTLNNIGDTYAQMGRSQAPFFFLKALEASRFTQDQALEATSLNNVGMRFTATGQATQAREYLQKALELSQKLGDRALQAKTLTNLGTAFLQMKNYSQATTNLTAAMEALESLRPGLSDDNLRSLFETQTQTYELLQSALIAQQQIERALETAERGRARAFVELLARRLKPLDSTKTNIQPLNIAQIKQVAKTQNATLIAYSLIGNQTLYIWAVKPTGAIAFQSVDLSSFLPSRRSTLADYIERVRFDSLGVRGRGTPGKRPRKEQRTTSTDLQQLHRLLIEPIAAHLPQEPGSQLIFIPQGALFLVPFAALQNASGKYLIEQYTISIAPSIQVLELTQRQGRKMNQESEIRSQKSGARIGKPDWRASIEATRSSGKMIASPSSPPPSFLTPSLIVGNPTMPAIMLQAGLPPEQLSDLPGAEMEAKAIAALLNVPALTGAQATERTIVQQMPNTRLIHLATHGLLDDLRGLGIPGAIALAPDAPNQETGDGLLTANEILDLKLNADLVVLSACDTGRGRITGDGVVGLSRSLLSAGTSSVIVSLWAVPDGPTATLMVEFYQALLKTPNKAQALRQAMLTMLQQYPAPRDWAAFVLIGDVQ from the coding sequence ATGAAGAATTACTTTGGGTTTCCGGTACTGGTGCTGGCACTAGGCACTGTTTTTGGGACGGCTAATTTGGTCTTGGATTTTCCTCATGGTTGGATGACTGAAAAACTAGTAAGCCATCGCGCGATTGCCCAAACGTTCCCCCAAACCAAGCAACTTTTGGAGGTTGGACAACGGCAATACCAGCAGGGACAACTGCGAGAAGCCCTGGTAACTTATCAAACAGCACAAGACCAATATCGCCAGCCTGGAGGCAATGCGCTGGAGCAATTACAACGTCAAGATGGAGAAGCCGCTGCAACTCAAATGATGGGACTGATCTATGCCCGACTGGGACAATATCAGTTGGGGTTAGAGACTTTGCAACAGGCCGCAGCGTTGCACCAAACCTTGATTGAGCGGGCTGGGAAAGCTGAGAAGAACGATACGACGTTGCAAATCTTTTTTAGAAATCGTGGCAGATTGCGATCAACGCTTTCCTTTCTGGGGTTGATTCATCATCGCCTGGGACAATACCAGAAAGCACTGGATTTTAATCTGGATGCGTTGGCTCGTAGTGGCAGAAGCCCAGGTGACTATGCCCTGGATGGCGAAATCTTCAATGCGATCGGGATGGTATATGCCAGCCAAGGGCAATCTTCTAAAGCATTAGAAGCGTATTACCAGGCAATGCAGATGGTTGAAGCAGTCGGTTACCCGCTGGGACGAGATATGACGAAGGGTGGTAAGCCTGTTAACTTTATTGAGGCAAACCAGATTATTTACAGTCCTCAACGTCTGAATAGCAAAGCCATCACTGACTCTCTGGAAAAAGCAATCCAGCCAAATTATCATGCCCCCGTGCGGATGCATCCCTGGGCGAGATATCTGTTTGTCATGACTCTCAATAATATTGGTGATACGTATGCTCAGATGGGGCGATCGCAGGCACCGTTCTTTTTCCTGAAGGCGTTGGAAGCAAGCCGCTTCACACAGGATCAAGCTCTGGAGGCAACTAGCTTGAACAATGTGGGCATGAGGTTTACGGCGACTGGACAGGCAACACAGGCGCGGGAGTACTTACAAAAGGCATTGGAACTAAGTCAGAAATTGGGTGATCGCGCCTTGCAAGCCAAAACTCTTACCAACCTTGGCACAGCCTTTCTTCAGATGAAGAACTATAGCCAAGCAACTACCAATCTCACGGCTGCCATGGAAGCGTTGGAATCGCTCCGTCCTGGTTTGAGTGATGACAATTTGCGATCGCTCTTTGAAACCCAAACCCAAACCTATGAGCTGTTGCAAAGTGCACTAATTGCTCAACAACAAATAGAACGAGCCTTGGAAACTGCCGAACGGGGCAGAGCTAGAGCTTTTGTAGAACTATTAGCACGTCGCTTAAAGCCTCTAGACAGCACCAAAACCAACATTCAACCATTGAATATTGCCCAGATTAAGCAGGTTGCCAAGACCCAAAACGCCACCCTAATCGCCTATTCTCTGATTGGCAACCAGACCCTTTACATCTGGGCAGTAAAACCTACGGGAGCGATCGCGTTCCAGTCTGTTGATCTATCCTCCTTCCTCCCTAGTCGCAGAAGTACCCTCGCCGATTACATTGAACGAGTGCGGTTTGACAGCCTCGGTGTGCGAGGCAGAGGCACTCCTGGGAAACGCCCCCGTAAAGAGCAACGCACCACTTCCACCGATTTGCAGCAACTCCATCGACTATTAATTGAGCCGATCGCTGCTCATCTGCCGCAAGAACCCGGCTCCCAACTCATCTTCATCCCACAAGGTGCCCTATTCCTGGTTCCCTTTGCAGCCCTCCAAAACGCTTCTGGCAAATACTTGATTGAGCAATACACAATCTCGATAGCACCCTCCATCCAGGTACTTGAATTAACCCAAAGGCAAGGAAGAAAGATGAATCAGGAGTCAGAAATTAGGAGTCAGAAGTCAGGAGCCAGAATTGGCAAACCTGATTGGAGAGCCTCGATAGAGGCAACTCGCAGTAGTGGCAAAATGATTGCCTCTCCCTCTTCCCCCCCTCCTTCCTTCCTGACTCCATCGCTGATTGTCGGCAATCCCACGATGCCAGCGATCATGTTGCAGGCAGGGTTACCACCGGAGCAATTATCTGACCTGCCGGGAGCAGAGATGGAAGCGAAAGCGATCGCTGCCCTGCTTAATGTTCCTGCACTGACAGGTGCTCAAGCCACCGAGAGAACGATTGTGCAACAAATGCCAAATACCCGTTTGATTCATCTAGCAACTCACGGATTGCTGGATGACCTTCGGGGGTTGGGCATTCCTGGGGCGATCGCACTGGCTCCCGATGCCCCAAATCAGGAAACGGGAGATGGCTTACTAACTGCCAATGAAATTTTGGATCTCAAGTTGAATGCAGATCTGGTTGTGTTAAGTGCCTGTGACACCGGACGGGGACGAATTACCGGGGATGGGGTTGTAGGCTTATCGCGATCGCTCCTCTCAGCTGGCACTTCCAGCGTGATTGTTTCCCTCTGGGCAGTCCCCGATGGGCCCACCGCTACCCTGATGGTGGAGTTCTACCAGGCATTGCTGAAAACCCCCAACAAAGCCCAGGCACTCCGCCAAGCCATGCTCACTATGCTTCAGCAATATCCGGCACCCCGCGACTGGGCAGCATTTGTGTTGATTGGAGATGTTCAGTAG